In Microbacterium foliorum, the following proteins share a genomic window:
- the gnd gene encoding phosphogluconate dehydrogenase (NAD(+)-dependent, decarboxylating): MQLAMIGLGRMGANIVRRLMRDGHECVVYDVNADAVQALVAEGATGADSMADLASKLEAPRAVWMMVPASLTGMVADQAAEVLDEGDILIDGGNSNYRDDVRRAKTFRERGIHYVDVGTSGGVFGLDRGYCLMVGGPDEAVQRIEPVLRTIAPGVGEIERTPGRTGDLTPEEQGYLHCGPSGAGHFVKMVHNGIEYGIMASIAEGLNLLHNADAGVREAEHSAEIAPLEEPEFYQFPIDTSKVAELWRRGSVISSWLLDLTAAALSENPTLDGLAGRVSDSGEGRWTVKAAVDVGVPVPVLAASLFERFASRGEDQFANQVLSAMRLQFGGHQELPAGDVLEAGSRKADSDSA, translated from the coding sequence ATGCAGCTGGCGATGATCGGACTCGGCCGGATGGGTGCAAACATCGTGCGCCGCCTCATGCGCGACGGGCACGAGTGCGTGGTCTATGACGTGAATGCCGATGCGGTGCAGGCGCTGGTCGCCGAGGGAGCCACGGGCGCAGACAGCATGGCCGACCTGGCGTCGAAGCTCGAAGCGCCGCGGGCCGTGTGGATGATGGTGCCCGCCTCGCTCACGGGCATGGTGGCCGATCAGGCGGCGGAGGTGCTCGATGAGGGCGACATCCTGATCGACGGCGGTAACTCGAACTACCGTGACGACGTGCGCCGGGCGAAGACCTTCCGTGAGCGCGGCATCCACTATGTCGATGTGGGCACGAGCGGTGGCGTCTTCGGGCTCGACCGCGGCTACTGCCTGATGGTCGGCGGCCCGGACGAGGCCGTGCAGCGCATCGAGCCCGTGCTGCGCACGATCGCCCCGGGCGTCGGCGAGATCGAGCGCACCCCCGGTCGCACGGGAGACCTCACCCCCGAGGAGCAGGGCTACCTGCACTGCGGACCGTCGGGCGCGGGGCACTTCGTGAAGATGGTGCACAACGGCATCGAGTACGGCATCATGGCGTCGATCGCCGAGGGCCTCAATCTGCTGCACAACGCGGATGCCGGAGTGCGCGAGGCCGAACACTCCGCCGAGATCGCCCCGCTGGAGGAGCCGGAGTTCTACCAGTTCCCGATCGACACGTCGAAGGTCGCGGAGCTGTGGCGCCGAGGATCCGTCATCTCGTCGTGGCTGCTCGACCTCACGGCCGCCGCGCTCTCCGAGAACCCGACGCTCGACGGTCTCGCCGGCCGGGTGTCCGACTCGGGCGAGGGGCGCTGGACGGTCAAGGCCGCGGTCGACGTGGGGGTGCCCGTGCCGGTGCTCGCGGCGTCGCTGTTCGAGCGCTTCGCCTCGCGCGGTGAGGATCAATTCGCCAACCAGGTGCTGTCGGCCATGCGTCTGCAGTTCGGCGGACACCAGGAGCTCCCCGCCGGAGACGTGCTCGAGGCCGGCTCGCGCAAGGCCGACTCCGACAGCGCATAA
- a CDS encoding G5 domain-containing protein, with protein MSLPPASWHPDPENPNQLRWWDGHRWTDATSPSPAAAVTTQMAPPAPPAASVATKRRAGWRNAGIIIGALVVGGVLARLSPIAILLVATVMVGVALYVMVARPLPALGLRSRMSGVVALGLAALLVTGGGIASANSGGTPTASEPQNFAAVTTSTPAPSPTPTPTTFETATEEVPVAFEATTVDDPQLDQGATALVAAGVNGVKVITYRVTLVDGVEVSREVVSEAVSVPPVAEVTAIGSKAPAPVAAPAPAPAPAPVPLVQQGGGGCDPNYTGACVPISSDVDCAGGSGNGPAYVQGPVQIVGSDIYDLDRDGDGIACD; from the coding sequence ATGTCATTGCCGCCTGCCTCCTGGCATCCAGATCCGGAGAATCCGAATCAGCTGCGCTGGTGGGACGGCCATCGCTGGACGGATGCCACATCACCGTCGCCAGCTGCGGCCGTGACGACTCAGATGGCTCCGCCTGCCCCACCCGCAGCATCCGTTGCCACGAAGCGACGGGCGGGTTGGCGAAACGCCGGGATCATCATCGGCGCACTCGTGGTCGGAGGAGTGCTCGCCCGGCTGTCGCCGATCGCCATCCTGTTGGTTGCCACGGTCATGGTCGGCGTCGCCCTCTATGTGATGGTCGCTCGCCCTCTCCCCGCGCTCGGGCTCCGGTCGAGGATGTCGGGCGTGGTCGCCCTGGGCCTCGCCGCACTGCTGGTCACAGGCGGCGGCATCGCGAGCGCGAACAGCGGAGGCACACCGACGGCATCCGAGCCGCAGAACTTCGCAGCGGTGACGACATCGACTCCGGCGCCCAGCCCGACCCCCACGCCGACCACGTTCGAGACGGCGACCGAAGAAGTGCCCGTTGCGTTCGAGGCGACCACCGTCGACGACCCTCAGCTCGATCAAGGCGCCACAGCGCTCGTCGCCGCGGGCGTGAACGGCGTGAAGGTGATCACGTATCGGGTCACCCTGGTCGATGGCGTGGAAGTGTCTCGCGAGGTCGTCAGCGAGGCGGTCTCCGTGCCGCCGGTCGCCGAGGTGACCGCGATCGGGAGCAAAGCGCCGGCCCCCGTCGCCGCTCCCGCGCCGGCTCCCGCACCTGCGCCGGTTCCGCTCGTGCAGCAGGGCGGCGGCGGATGCGATCCGAACTACACCGGAGCGTGCGTGCCGATCTCCAGCGACGTCGACTGCGCGGGAGGCAGCGGGAACGGACCTGCGTATGTGCAGGGCCCGGTGCAGATCGTCGGCTCGGACATCTATGACCTCGACCGCGACGGTGACGGGATCGCCTGCGACTGA
- a CDS encoding serine/threonine-protein kinase, protein MTLEVVSPTAALLDGRYVLHDRVGQGGMATVYRAEDTHLGRIVAIKMIHGEGPVASIERAHTEKALLASLSHPSLVTLYDAQLAPGRPQYLVMEFVDGPTLATRMAEGPLPPRDVARITRDLAEGLAAVHAAGIVHRDVKPSNVLLARGRSGRPVTAKLADFGIACSIEDTRLTTPGIVLGTLTYMAPEQLRDADPSTPVDIFALGLVVLEALSGETGYAALGSGRAAAIARLAQPPAISETVPEEWRDLLTRMTRLEPEERPTAAEVARAARGLLRGYAADANGSAVAAAAAAIVASAGADPTAGAAPAKDADADPTVGAAPAEHPGADPTAGAAAESDAGRSDAVDSSPTGATAVLPATPDTSATAVTGVGAGSGAGAASRTRTRNRVLAGAAGLVATGAIVAGLTAFTAPASAEFSRTAAVPVVRVPAEPAPVEVPAEAPAAPVEVVSDPEDSANNGNPGNPGNSENPGNSGNPGNSGNPGNSGNPGNNGNPGNSGKGDKGEKDKGKGGEG, encoded by the coding sequence ATGACCCTGGAAGTGGTGTCCCCGACGGCGGCGCTCCTCGACGGACGGTACGTGCTGCACGACCGTGTCGGGCAGGGCGGCATGGCGACCGTGTATCGCGCCGAAGACACTCACCTCGGGCGCATCGTGGCGATCAAGATGATCCACGGCGAGGGCCCGGTCGCGTCGATCGAGCGGGCGCACACCGAGAAGGCGCTCCTCGCCTCGCTGAGTCACCCCTCGCTCGTGACGCTCTACGACGCGCAGCTCGCCCCCGGACGACCCCAGTACCTCGTCATGGAGTTCGTCGACGGACCGACGCTCGCCACGCGCATGGCCGAAGGTCCCCTGCCGCCGCGAGACGTCGCGCGCATCACCCGCGACCTCGCCGAGGGTCTCGCTGCAGTGCACGCCGCGGGAATCGTGCACCGTGACGTCAAGCCGTCGAACGTGCTGCTGGCTCGAGGGCGCTCGGGCCGCCCCGTCACCGCGAAGCTCGCCGACTTCGGCATCGCCTGCTCGATCGAGGACACTCGGCTCACGACCCCGGGGATCGTGCTCGGCACACTCACTTATATGGCGCCGGAACAGCTGCGCGACGCCGACCCCAGCACTCCGGTCGACATCTTCGCGCTGGGCCTGGTGGTGCTGGAGGCCCTGAGCGGCGAGACCGGGTACGCCGCGCTCGGCTCCGGACGCGCAGCGGCGATCGCCCGACTCGCGCAACCGCCCGCGATCTCCGAGACGGTGCCCGAGGAGTGGCGCGATCTGCTGACCCGCATGACGCGGCTCGAGCCCGAAGAGCGACCGACGGCGGCCGAGGTCGCTCGTGCCGCACGCGGTCTGCTCCGGGGCTACGCCGCTGACGCCAACGGTTCCGCGGTCGCTGCGGCGGCGGCAGCCATCGTCGCGTCGGCCGGCGCGGACCCGACCGCGGGCGCGGCCCCCGCGAAGGATGCGGATGCGGATCCGACCGTGGGCGCGGCCCCCGCGGAGCATCCCGGCGCGGACCCGACCGCGGGCGCCGCGGCGGAATCCGACGCAGGGCGATCGGATGCCGTCGACTCGTCGCCGACCGGTGCGACGGCCGTGCTCCCGGCAACCCCGGACACCAGCGCCACGGCGGTCACCGGTGTCGGCGCTGGCTCCGGTGCTGGCGCTGCCTCTCGCACCCGCACCCGTAACCGCGTGCTCGCCGGCGCTGCCGGGCTGGTCGCGACGGGGGCGATCGTCGCCGGGCTCACGGCATTCACCGCCCCCGCATCCGCCGAGTTCTCGAGAACAGCGGCTGTACCGGTGGTCCGAGTGCCGGCCGAGCCAGCGCCCGTGGAAGTGCCCGCGGAAGCGCCGGCAGCCCCCGTCGAGGTCGTCTCCGACCCCGAGGACTCCGCGAACAACGGGAACCCCGGGAACCCAGGGAACAGCGAGAACCCCGGGAACAGCGGGAACCCCGGGAACAGCGGGAACCCCGGGAACAGCGGGAACCCAGGGAACAACGGGAACCCCGGAAATTCCGGCAAGGGCGACAAAGGCGAGAAGGACAAAGGCAAAGGCGGCGAGGGCTAG
- a CDS encoding VOC family protein: MTIATTTHLNFRGTARQALEFYQGVFGGDVTVATYSDVGMPAGVPGADKVVFGQVENADGFRLMAYDIPGASEDPDATAGTTSRENGTTITDRTFFQSLRADSLDEITGYWNALADGGSVVEPLVSSAWSPGFGMLTDRFGVTWVLDVKAAYAG; this comes from the coding sequence ATGACCATCGCAACCACCACCCACCTGAACTTCCGCGGCACCGCCCGTCAGGCGCTCGAGTTCTATCAGGGCGTCTTCGGCGGAGACGTGACAGTCGCCACCTACAGCGACGTCGGGATGCCGGCGGGCGTGCCCGGCGCAGACAAGGTCGTGTTCGGGCAGGTAGAGAACGCCGACGGCTTCCGGCTGATGGCGTATGACATCCCCGGCGCATCCGAGGACCCGGACGCGACGGCGGGCACGACCTCGCGCGAGAACGGGACGACCATCACCGACCGCACGTTCTTCCAGTCGCTGCGCGCAGACTCGCTCGATGAGATCACCGGATACTGGAACGCTCTCGCAGACGGCGGCTCTGTCGTCGAGCCGCTCGTTTCGTCGGCCTGGTCGCCCGGATTCGGGATGCTGACCGACCGTTTCGGTGTGACCTGGGTGCTCGACGTGAAGGCGGCGTACGCGGGCTGA
- a CDS encoding helix-turn-helix transcriptional regulator, translated as MTGSSSRMLALLSLLQTQRDWPGQVLADRLDVTPRTVRRDVDRLRELGYRISAIKGPDGGYRLAAGSELPPLLFDDEQAVAIAVGLQSVPATGIDINEGAARALATVRQVMPSRLRHRVDGIRFTGAENETRVDPAVLEAVSAAVRDRVVLRFDYGERRDRPARRTEPHAVVAREGRWYLLAWDLEADGWRTFRLDRMALRIPTGPVFTPRELPSADAQTYLAARAKGSDAEDRWPCIGELVLALPAREVAKWIGGDGTVEPIDETSCRVTVGSWSWVGILASITRFDAPFTVVGPPAFAEAARTLAGRFAAAS; from the coding sequence ATGACCGGCAGTTCCTCGCGCATGCTCGCCCTGCTCTCGCTGCTGCAGACGCAGCGCGACTGGCCGGGGCAGGTGCTCGCCGACCGGCTCGATGTCACTCCCCGCACGGTGCGACGAGACGTCGATCGGCTGCGCGAATTGGGGTACCGGATCAGCGCGATCAAGGGTCCCGACGGCGGATACCGGCTGGCGGCGGGCTCGGAGCTTCCTCCTCTTCTCTTCGACGACGAGCAGGCCGTCGCCATCGCGGTCGGTCTGCAGAGCGTGCCGGCAACGGGGATCGACATCAACGAAGGCGCCGCGCGGGCGCTCGCGACGGTGCGGCAGGTGATGCCGTCGCGCCTGCGACATCGGGTCGACGGCATCCGCTTCACCGGCGCCGAGAACGAGACGCGGGTCGATCCGGCGGTACTCGAGGCAGTCAGCGCGGCTGTGCGCGATCGAGTAGTGCTGCGTTTCGACTACGGCGAGCGCCGCGACCGCCCGGCCAGGCGCACCGAACCACACGCCGTCGTCGCCCGGGAGGGCCGGTGGTACCTGCTCGCCTGGGATCTCGAGGCCGACGGCTGGCGCACGTTCCGACTCGATCGCATGGCCCTGCGCATCCCGACCGGCCCCGTTTTCACCCCGCGCGAGTTGCCCTCGGCCGACGCGCAGACCTACCTCGCGGCGCGGGCAAAGGGATCGGATGCCGAAGACCGCTGGCCCTGCATCGGCGAGCTCGTGCTCGCTCTGCCTGCCCGAGAGGTCGCGAAGTGGATCGGTGGCGACGGCACTGTCGAGCCCATCGACGAGACCTCGTGTCGCGTCACGGTCGGATCGTGGTCGTGGGTCGGCATCCTCGCCTCGATCACCCGCTTCGATGCCCCGTTCACGGTCGTCGGCCCGCCCGCCTTCGCAGAGGCCGCCCGCACTCTCGCGGGGCGCTTCGCCGCCGCATCCTGA
- a CDS encoding MalY/PatB family protein — MTTGTFDQITQDDLRAAGSLKWTTFPDMIGAFVAEMDFGLAPAVSTAVKDALDLGVTGYLPEKLAKDLSQATARWYSDSYGWEISPERVHHVPDVIAAFELAIDHFTTPGSAIIVPTPAYMPFLLVPPMRGRRVIEVPSVEVDGRWVMDLNAVAQAFRDGGEMLVLCNPHNPLGTVATRDELLAIASVVTDAGGRVFSDEIHAPIVYAPAQHIPYASISDAAATHTLTATSASKAWNLAGLKCAQVILSNDADAALWESLGFWAGHGTSTLGVVANIAAYTGGREWLDGVVEYLDGNRRMLAQLVDEKLPGVRMIVPEGSYIALLDFRETGLTGDLGEWFREHAGVAMTDGAACGEAAIGYTRFVFALPRPVMAEAVDRITAALRDRTA; from the coding sequence ATGACCACGGGCACGTTCGACCAGATCACTCAAGACGACCTGCGCGCGGCGGGCAGCCTCAAATGGACGACCTTCCCCGACATGATCGGCGCGTTCGTGGCCGAGATGGACTTCGGACTCGCCCCTGCCGTCAGCACCGCCGTGAAGGATGCGTTGGACCTGGGCGTCACCGGATACCTGCCCGAGAAGCTCGCGAAGGATCTCTCGCAGGCGACGGCCCGCTGGTATTCCGACTCGTACGGGTGGGAGATCTCGCCCGAGCGGGTGCACCATGTGCCCGATGTGATCGCCGCATTCGAACTGGCGATCGACCACTTCACGACTCCCGGCTCGGCGATCATCGTGCCGACGCCCGCATACATGCCGTTCCTCCTGGTGCCGCCGATGCGCGGCCGCCGGGTGATCGAGGTGCCCAGCGTCGAGGTCGACGGACGCTGGGTCATGGACCTGAATGCCGTCGCCCAGGCGTTCCGCGACGGCGGCGAGATGCTGGTGCTCTGCAACCCGCACAACCCCCTAGGCACCGTCGCGACCCGTGACGAGCTGCTCGCGATCGCCTCGGTCGTGACGGATGCGGGCGGGCGGGTGTTCTCCGACGAGATCCACGCGCCCATCGTCTACGCGCCGGCTCAGCACATCCCCTACGCCTCAATATCGGATGCCGCAGCAACCCACACGCTCACCGCGACGTCTGCGTCGAAGGCGTGGAACCTCGCCGGCCTGAAGTGCGCGCAGGTCATCCTCTCGAACGACGCCGACGCCGCGCTCTGGGAGAGCCTCGGATTCTGGGCAGGACACGGCACCTCGACGCTCGGCGTCGTCGCGAACATCGCGGCCTACACCGGCGGGCGCGAGTGGCTCGATGGGGTGGTCGAGTACCTCGACGGCAACCGACGGATGCTGGCGCAGCTCGTCGACGAGAAGCTGCCCGGCGTGCGGATGATCGTGCCCGAGGGCAGTTACATCGCGCTGCTCGACTTCCGCGAGACGGGGTTGACCGGGGATCTCGGGGAGTGGTTCCGCGAGCACGCCGGGGTCGCGATGACGGATGGTGCCGCCTGTGGCGAGGCCGCGATCGGATACACGCGCTTCGTCTTCGCCCTGCCCCGCCCGGTCATGGCCGAGGCGGTCGACCGCATCACCGCCGCGCTGCGCGACCGCACCGCCTGA
- a CDS encoding MalY/PatB family protein — protein sequence MTDDRARTDPHPFDSRTRFDLDRPESRKWSLHPGRIGAWVAEMDFGVAPVIADAMHRAIDEENLGYLSPPLAARLGEATAEWMQGEYGWAIDPERVHPVSDVMAALRVAVEEYAPPGSPVIVPTPAYMPFLTYLPAIGHPVIEIPGVEVDGRWHHDLQRIDEAFAAGARTLVLCNPHNPTGTVVERAELEALAEIVGRHGGRVFADEIHAPLRFDGRPFIPYASVSEATAAHTITGTSASKAWNIPGLKTAQLITSNDADQQLYRRFGFSVQHGAATLGVVASTAAYREGKPWLDGVIDYLYESRHLVGSLVAEHLPGAIYRQPDATYIGWIDTSELGIEGAPAAFFRDRAGVVLTEGALLGRGYEDFVRVVFATPRPILREAFAAMGDAVRAR from the coding sequence ATGACCGATGACCGCGCGCGCACTGACCCGCATCCGTTCGACTCCCGCACGAGGTTCGACCTCGATCGGCCCGAGAGCCGCAAGTGGAGCCTGCACCCCGGGCGCATCGGCGCGTGGGTCGCCGAGATGGACTTCGGCGTCGCGCCCGTGATCGCCGATGCAATGCACCGAGCGATCGACGAGGAGAACCTCGGATACCTGTCGCCACCGCTCGCCGCCCGGCTCGGTGAGGCCACCGCCGAGTGGATGCAGGGCGAGTACGGCTGGGCGATCGATCCCGAGCGCGTGCATCCGGTGTCCGATGTGATGGCCGCGCTGCGGGTGGCGGTCGAGGAATATGCGCCCCCCGGGTCGCCCGTCATCGTGCCGACGCCCGCATATATGCCGTTTTTGACATATCTGCCCGCGATCGGACATCCGGTGATCGAGATCCCCGGTGTCGAGGTCGACGGGCGCTGGCATCACGACCTGCAGCGCATCGATGAGGCGTTCGCCGCAGGTGCTCGCACGCTCGTGCTCTGCAACCCGCACAATCCGACCGGCACGGTGGTCGAGCGCGCTGAGCTGGAGGCGCTCGCGGAGATCGTGGGGCGCCACGGCGGCCGGGTGTTCGCGGATGAGATCCATGCGCCGCTGCGCTTCGACGGCCGACCGTTCATCCCCTATGCATCCGTGTCGGAGGCGACGGCCGCGCACACCATCACCGGCACGAGCGCGTCGAAGGCGTGGAACATCCCCGGACTGAAAACCGCTCAGCTGATCACCTCGAATGACGCCGACCAGCAGCTGTACCGCCGGTTCGGGTTCTCGGTGCAGCACGGCGCCGCGACGCTCGGCGTGGTCGCGTCGACTGCGGCGTATCGCGAGGGCAAGCCGTGGCTCGACGGAGTGATCGACTACCTCTACGAGTCGCGACACCTTGTGGGATCCCTTGTCGCCGAACACCTTCCCGGCGCGATCTATCGCCAACCGGACGCGACCTACATCGGCTGGATCGACACGAGCGAGCTGGGCATCGAGGGTGCGCCTGCAGCGTTCTTCCGCGACCGTGCCGGAGTCGTGCTGACGGAGGGCGCGCTGCTCGGACGAGGGTACGAGGATTTCGTGCGGGTCGTGTTCGCGACTCCGCGGCCGATCCTGCGCGAGGCGTTCGCCGCGATGGGGGATGCCGTTCGGGCACGCTGA
- a CDS encoding DUF2188 domain-containing protein produces the protein MAAGDIETFQRDGIWFNRIEGESRTLGSSFGTQDEAVRAGRGAAAARQVRHTVRADEGPSDTGNLHDWHPRDLMN, from the coding sequence ATGGCCGCAGGCGACATCGAGACCTTCCAGCGTGACGGGATCTGGTTCAACCGCATCGAGGGCGAATCGCGCACCCTGGGTTCGAGCTTCGGCACTCAAGACGAAGCCGTTCGGGCCGGCCGCGGAGCAGCGGCCGCGCGTCAGGTCCGGCACACCGTGCGCGCCGACGAGGGTCCGTCCGACACCGGAAACCTGCACGACTGGCATCCACGCGACCTCATGAACTGA
- a CDS encoding GNAT family N-acetyltransferase, whose translation MTTVTRRATPHDADRLAEMLHAFNTEFDTETPGVEVLAERLRTLLAGASTFAVIADDPAAGVALVTLRPNVWSGGPVALLDEMYVSPEQRGTGVGSAILQQMVEICRELGVAAIEINVDESDAGAMRFYERHGFSGADPDTGERAFYFYRSLEAGG comes from the coding sequence ATGACCACCGTCACGCGTCGAGCCACCCCGCACGACGCCGACCGCCTCGCCGAGATGCTGCACGCCTTCAACACGGAGTTCGACACCGAGACCCCGGGGGTCGAGGTGCTCGCCGAGCGATTGCGCACGCTGCTGGCCGGAGCCTCGACCTTCGCGGTCATCGCCGACGACCCTGCCGCGGGAGTCGCGCTCGTGACCCTGCGCCCGAACGTGTGGTCTGGCGGACCGGTCGCGCTGCTCGACGAGATGTACGTCTCGCCGGAACAGCGCGGCACGGGCGTCGGGAGCGCGATCCTGCAGCAGATGGTCGAGATCTGCAGGGAACTCGGCGTCGCAGCGATCGAGATCAACGTCGACGAGTCGGATGCCGGCGCGATGCGCTTCTACGAACGGCACGGGTTCAGCGGCGCCGACCCCGACACCGGCGAGCGGGCGTTCTACTTCTATCGGTCGCTGGAGGCGGGCGGCTAG
- a CDS encoding 3-keto-5-aminohexanoate cleavage protein, whose product MRPDSVERSERRMLLQACINGAHPATEHPALSADATLSAADAARAVAAGANAIHVHPKDAAGHDSLAAADVERWLRALRAACPDVPIGVTTGAWIERDVERRLAAIEEWTEVPDFASVNWHETGADDVAELLLSRGVGIEAGIWDATGLETWSQSPVRSRCTRVLIELPDEAAEVVRRHAEGLIAHVRLDEPSIPILLHGELRSAWPAFTLAVELELDSRIGLEDTLSLPDGRTAPDNATLVRTAGGIAFAG is encoded by the coding sequence ATGCGCCCTGATTCTGTGGAGCGATCAGAGCGACGGATGCTGTTGCAGGCCTGCATCAACGGCGCCCATCCGGCGACAGAGCACCCGGCGTTGAGCGCCGACGCGACCCTCTCCGCAGCCGACGCGGCGCGCGCCGTTGCCGCGGGAGCGAACGCGATCCACGTGCACCCGAAGGATGCCGCGGGTCACGACAGCCTTGCTGCCGCTGACGTCGAACGATGGCTGCGGGCTCTGAGAGCCGCGTGCCCCGACGTGCCGATCGGCGTGACGACCGGAGCGTGGATCGAGCGCGACGTCGAGCGGCGGTTGGCCGCGATCGAGGAGTGGACGGAAGTCCCCGACTTCGCATCCGTCAACTGGCACGAGACAGGCGCCGACGACGTTGCCGAACTGCTGCTGAGCCGAGGAGTGGGAATCGAAGCGGGCATCTGGGACGCGACAGGCCTCGAGACCTGGAGTCAGTCGCCTGTCCGCAGCCGATGCACACGCGTGCTCATCGAGCTGCCCGACGAGGCCGCCGAGGTCGTGCGGCGCCACGCCGAGGGGCTGATCGCGCACGTCCGGCTCGACGAGCCGAGCATCCCGATCCTGCTGCATGGGGAACTGCGATCGGCGTGGCCCGCGTTCACGCTCGCCGTCGAGCTCGAGCTCGATTCGCGCATCGGACTCGAAGACACACTGTCTCTGCCCGACGGGCGGACCGCCCCCGACAACGCGACGCTGGTGCGCACTGCGGGCGGGATCGCCTTCGCCGGCTGA
- a CDS encoding GNAT family N-acetyltransferase codes for MNVGTVFTLSGAEAAGLDPEILDVWRAAFGDAEDAEEWRSSVWDRHRSRAGFRLVTARDGERMLGFAWGHTGERGQYWSDFISREVGRGVDDWIGGHFEFVELAVMPDARGRGIGRRLHDALLADLPHERALLSTSARSDDPAVRLYSSRGWVTLATYGEDRQVMGRVLA; via the coding sequence GTGAATGTGGGCACGGTTTTCACGCTCTCGGGCGCGGAAGCCGCCGGGCTCGACCCTGAAATCCTCGACGTCTGGAGAGCCGCCTTCGGCGACGCCGAGGATGCCGAAGAGTGGCGATCATCCGTCTGGGATCGGCATCGATCGCGGGCGGGGTTCCGCCTGGTCACGGCGCGTGACGGCGAGCGGATGCTGGGCTTCGCGTGGGGACACACCGGCGAGCGGGGTCAGTACTGGTCTGACTTCATCTCGCGCGAGGTCGGTCGGGGTGTCGACGACTGGATCGGCGGTCATTTCGAGTTCGTCGAGCTCGCGGTGATGCCCGATGCGCGAGGCCGCGGAATCGGGCGTCGATTGCACGACGCGCTCCTCGCCGATCTGCCGCATGAGCGGGCACTGCTGTCGACGTCGGCCCGCTCAGATGATCCGGCCGTTCGTCTCTACTCGTCACGCGGATGGGTCACCCTCGCGACCTATGGAGAGGATCGGCAGGTCATGGGGCGGGTTCTCGCCTAG
- a CDS encoding type II toxin-antitoxin system Phd/YefM family antitoxin, with amino-acid sequence MARVTKTELNQQTAKVLARVAAGERLIITDRGRPIAELAPPAQTAWERLVSSGRVTMPSKSGALPTPAATSERSTRDILDDLRSDRL; translated from the coding sequence ATGGCCAGGGTGACGAAGACGGAACTCAATCAGCAGACCGCGAAGGTGCTGGCGCGAGTGGCTGCCGGGGAGCGGCTGATCATCACCGACCGCGGGCGCCCGATCGCTGAGCTGGCTCCCCCTGCACAGACCGCCTGGGAGCGACTCGTGTCGTCGGGCCGCGTGACGATGCCATCGAAGTCCGGGGCGCTCCCCACACCCGCCGCCACGAGTGAACGCTCGACCCGAGACATCCTCGACGACCTTCGGTCCGACCGGCTGTGA
- a CDS encoding type II toxin-antitoxin system VapC family toxin, whose product MIYLDTSAAAKALIDEDGSAAMRRAFADGTAFVSSRLLAVELHAVADRRAISTDAAQELLDRVAFVSLSDDTLARAVELHSGLRTLDALHLATALEIGDAIESILTFDLEFAAAAERFGLDAGPRV is encoded by the coding sequence GTGATCTACCTCGACACCTCTGCAGCGGCCAAGGCACTCATCGACGAGGACGGCAGTGCAGCGATGCGCCGGGCATTCGCCGACGGCACGGCCTTCGTCTCCTCCCGACTGCTGGCGGTCGAACTGCATGCCGTCGCGGACCGGCGCGCGATCAGCACGGATGCCGCGCAGGAGTTGCTCGATCGCGTGGCTTTCGTCTCACTCAGCGATGACACGCTCGCGCGGGCCGTCGAGCTGCACAGCGGATTACGCACTTTGGATGCGCTGCACCTGGCCACCGCGCTCGAGATCGGCGATGCGATCGAGAGCATCCTCACCTTCGACCTGGAGTTCGCGGCAGCAGCGGAGCGATTCGGACTCGACGCCGGGCCGCGGGTCTAG